The Ruminococcaceae bacterium BL-4 region CAACCCAAACATTCGAAAAATGGACCTTGCTGCAAGCAACATTTTTTCTGCCGATATTGGTATCGATCGCGCTGGCTTTTTTGCAGTTGAGCCTGTCGCTGTGGATTCCTCCGGTTTTCAGTATGCTTGTCATTATCTGTCTGTTGGTTATCTCCGCCTATTTCTGCAATCCGCTTCTGATCGGAAATTATTTTATGCTGCTGCGGTCAGATTTGGTTTTAGAAGACGGTGTCTCTTTACAGACAGGCTATCTTGTGAGTAGCGGACTTTTACTTCTCAGCTTTTTCTGTGGAAAAATCCGTTTTTGCAGGATGGACTTTTTATCCAGGAGTGAAATTTATGAAAATTGAAATACATAATTTATCGAAGGTAATTCGAAAAGCGACAATTTTGGATCAGATCTCGCTTGTAATGGAAAGCGGAAAGATTTATGGGCTGCAGGGCAGAAATGGTTCTGGAAAGACTATGCTGATGCGCTGCATCTGTGGACTGGTTTACCCCACAGAAGGGGAAATTTGGATTGATGAAAAAAAACTCAACCAAGACATTTCTTTTCCGCAGAGCATTGGAGCATTGATCGAAAACCCTGGATTTATCGGCAGCTATTCCGGATTTCAAAATCTAAAGCTGCTGGCTTCCATTAATCCAACTATTGATGACGCCCAAATAGCATCAAGCATGGAGCGTCTCGGGCTTATCCCGGATGACCGCAAAAAATACCGAAAATATTCATTGGGAATGAAGCAAAAACTCGGAATTGCAGCGGCTCTCATGGAAAATCCCGACTTGATCCTCCTCGACGAGCCATTTAATGCGCTGGACGAAAAAAGCATCGCGGTCGTAAAAGACATCCTGCTCGAAAAGAAAAAGCAAGGAACTTTAATTCTGCTTTCCTGCCATGACCACGAGGATTTAGAGCAGATCTGCGATGAAATTTTCGTGATTCAGGATGGAAAACAGATTCGGACTTATTCTCCACTTAAAGAATCAGAGAGGTCTAAAACAAATGAAGAAGAAACATAAGGGTTTAAAAATTCTGGGAATCGTTCTCGGCTGCGGATTGCTGATTGGATATGTTGTGCGTGTTTTTACGCTGAATCAGAAATACCCTCAGCCGCAGGTACAAACATTCTCCATGAACGAATGGGCTGATTATGATGGAATTGAGGTAAAAGTCACACAAGCACAGATCAAAAATCAAGACTTCATGGTGGAAAACCAACTCATAACGACTGCGCCGGCTCCCGGAAGAGAGGCTAAGTTGCTATTAGTCACAATGGAGCTAAAAAACAGCAGCACAGAAACAGCACAGGGACGAGTCTATTTGACGGAGGCAGAATCTGGCGCATGGAATAACGGAGTCGCAGCAGAGTTGGTTTCAAACGTCAATAAACCTGGAACTTCATTGAGCGCTCCAATGAAATCCGGAGAAAGCAAAACCGTTGTTTTGCCATTTTTGATTAACCATGTACAGATGACCGACACTTCATGGGCCCATGCAGAAGGTCGCTTCTATGATTTGGTACTAGGGCTTTATCCGACCAAAAAAATAATTCCACTGCAAATTACATCTTAAAATTATCTTTTTATTGATTGCACCCACATTGTAAAATTACAACATAAATCTACCCCCAGACAGAATCGTGCGTTTTCGTTTCACTATTCTATCTGGGGGCATTTTATCGAATTTTATAGCCGCCAACATTTTTAAATTCTACTGCTAATCAATAGAAAGCATTTGTCTGTGAATATTTTAGGTAGACACATTGATTGCATTAATCGGTACACTCGTCCGACACTGATGTTTATGCCATAATCATAACCGAGGATATATGCGATTTTATAATTGCTATTTATGGAAGTAAGAAAAAATCAAATAAGTTAACAGGATTTATGCCACTTTTGAAATGATTAGCATATAAAAACTGCGCAGTTGCAGAGTTTTCTCTCTGCGACTTGCGCTTTTTGTATTTTACAGCCCACAATTAAAATAGACGACACAAAAAGGGCCACGAAACATTTTAGTTTCGTGGCCTAGATGGTGCGGGTAATTCGAGTTATGAATGAACCATCCATTCGTGGTTATTTATCTTGTGATTATGAGTGCTTACCTCAAATACCGTGTTTCACAAATTTGCATGATTTGATAAATTGGGCTTTTTGTAATGTTAGTTTATATAAAAACTATTAATTGCTACTTGTAATAATGTCTCGAAGAAGTTATTAATCGAAACTGTAAAATCCGGATAGCTTTTTACCAAATGCCAAAGGATGCGTCTACATCGGTTTTATTATAATGTCCTGTCAATAATTTCTGCCTGTGTAATAATATCCCGCAGTCTGTTGCCATCCACTTTGTATTCCAAGAGCTCATCGACGGTGTTATATGTTTTTTCAGTTTCTTCATTGTATATTTCCGAAATTATAATTTTACCATTATGATGAATAATACCATATGTTTTTGCATGATAAACAAATTGCACTTCTCCACCGTCGTGTATGCACCACTTAAAATCACTGATTGTTTTAAAACGATTGTCCTCTATACTATTGGATAATACGACTGTTCCCAAAGTTACAACCCCTTTGTAATTTTTAAATATTGGTGCTCCATCAGGATAATCTTCTTTTGGATAATTGATCTCAGGCCCCATTTGTGGATTCCCACGATTTTTATCCCAATAAATCAGATGATCGTGAGGATCCGTATGATATTTGGGAAATCCATGATCTGTATAATGTCTTTCATATACTGCGCGGCCATCTTCTCCTATTTTTGTATCGATGCGATATCCATTTTTATAAGTTGTTTTAATTTCTCCTAGTTCTCCAAAAAATCGTTCGTCTTCCGGCTCTTTAGGTCTCCATTTTCCCCCATAGGCGCTGCCCGTTCCAGTTTGTATAAGGCTATTATAGTTCTGATAATTCTCATTTACAACAGACCCGCTTTTAATAATAAGATTACTTCCTAACGGAAGAGGCTCTTCTCCGCAGATGTATTTTGCGTATTTGGATGGGGTGTATAAGTTTTTGTCCATGTACTTCCATGAACTGCGGTCATAATCAACAAACACGATATCGCCCTGCATCTCTGGAAATGGCTCATTGTAGCAGATAATTTTCTCCGGTTCAATCCGACGAAGCATTTCATTATAACCCTTGAGAAAAAACTCTTTCTGATCCTGACGATTGTCGTGCTCTGATACCATATAAGTGGAAACCGCAACCGTGGAGCCTTTTTCGATTCCATCAAAGCAAAACTCAAACGTGTTTTCGTTTCCCCAGCTTACAGTTGGAATGACGCGAATTCCTTTTGATGCAAAATAGGCGCCACACCAACGGTGTCGAAATGTGTTGGTAAGCTGCAGAACAGGTGCCATCTCAACATACATGCTGAAGTCAGGGGAGAGCACTGCACGATAGTGTTTTAGTTTTTCTAAATCAGTATCTGGATTTTTCCATACACGTTCAAATTTGTAGTTATACAGAAAGAAATGAACCATGCGGTTGAAATGTTTTGTGTCATGAAGGTCTATTTTATCGAACCCTACAAGAAGCAAATCATGGAAGTCATCCGACTGAATTAAATTTTGGAATTACCGGAATTTGCAACTTTCCTTTTCCTTCAAACTGATTGCGAAGGAAAAGGGGATTTGTACGATAATTGTAGTTTTCTTCCGTCACTTGATTACCTCCTAAAAAGTATCTTCTATTGATAGGCGGTGTTCGGTCGGAAATTCTCCTATTTAATGAAATTATTCAAAAAGTTTTAAATTCTTTTTTATGTGAGGTAGTTTTGAATGCTTTTGTAGTATTTGCTTATCTAACAAAGCAGATTTAGCCACCAAATAAAAAGCAGAAAAAAGAAAGCGGAGTCATCAAATTTGACGACTCTGCTAGTGGTATGAATATTTGACAACCAAGTGAATTACCAATGAAAACAAATGCAAACTTACAGCGGTCTTCTGGAGATTTAAAAGATTTTAAGAAAAATAGTTAGTCTTTCAGTATTTTATAATCAATCTAAATTTCATGTAATAAACATTATGCGAAGTTTTGGGAATGCTCTACGGGCGGAAAGGCCTTAGCACAATTATAATAAATTTGTTACTTATTTCTTAGGTGCTTTCGTACTTCGCTATAAAAATATCCTTTTGCAATTTGTGAAATTTAGCGGGGAGAGACAACAAGTACGTTGTTCTAGTGCTTTTATGTCATAGCCTCCTTTTAGTATCAGCGCTGCAGAATTCTGAAA contains the following coding sequences:
- the yybJ gene encoding Uncharacterized ABC transporter ATP-binding protein YybJ translates to MKIEIHNLSKVIRKATILDQISLVMESGKIYGLQGRNGSGKTMLMRCICGLVYPTEGEIWIDEKKLNQDISFPQSIGALIENPGFIGSYSGFQNLKLLASINPTIDDAQIASSMERLGLIPDDRKKYRKYSLGMKQKLGIAAALMENPDLILLDEPFNALDEKSIAVVKDILLEKKKQGTLILLSCHDHEDLEQICDEIFVIQDGKQIRTYSPLKESERSKTNEEET
- a CDS encoding protein of unknown function (Evidence 5 : Unknown function) — translated: MIGGVRSEILLFNEIIQKVLNSFLCEVVLNAFVVFAYLTKQI
- a CDS encoding conserved protein of unknown function (Evidence 4 : Unknown function but conserved in other organisms) — protein: MKKKHKGLKILGIVLGCGLLIGYVVRVFTLNQKYPQPQVQTFSMNEWADYDGIEVKVTQAQIKNQDFMVENQLITTAPAPGREAKLLLVTMELKNSSTETAQGRVYLTEAESGAWNNGVAAELVSNVNKPGTSLSAPMKSGESKTVVLPFLINHVQMTDTSWAHAEGRFYDLVLGLYPTKKIIPLQITS
- a CDS encoding conserved protein of unknown function (Evidence 4 : Unknown function but conserved in other organisms) — encoded protein: MLLVGFDKIDLHDTKHFNRMVHFFLYNYKFERVWKNPDTDLEKLKHYRAVLSPDFSMYVEMAPVLQLTNTFRHRWCGAYFASKGIRVIPTVSWGNENTFEFCFDGIEKGSTVAVSTYMVSEHDNRQDQKEFFLKGYNEMLRRIEPEKIICYNEPFPEMQGDIVFVDYDRSSWKYMDKNLYTPSKYAKYICGEEPLPLGSNLIIKSGSVVNENYQNYNSLIQTGTGSAYGGKWRPKEPEDERFFGELGEIKTTYKNGYRIDTKIGEDGRAVYERHYTDHGFPKYHTDPHDHLIYWDKNRGNPQMGPEINYPKEDYPDGAPIFKNYKGVVTLGTVVLSNSIEDNRFKTISDFKWCIHDGGEVQFVYHAKTYGIIHHNGKIIISEIYNEETEKTYNTVDELLEYKVDGNRLRDIITQAEIIDRTL